The following are encoded in a window of Impatiens glandulifera chromosome 5, dImpGla2.1, whole genome shotgun sequence genomic DNA:
- the LOC124939413 gene encoding extensin-2-like → MATHGSYSTLCALAICLMAAAVAAADYGDNHYHHKSPHHHKSPHHHYKSPSSSWLPPYLYKSPPPPSSYIYSSPPPSPYVYKSPPPPPYVYSSPPPPPYIYKSPLPPPYVYTSPPPPPYVYKSPPPPPYVYSSPPPPPYIYKSPPPPPYVYSSPPPPPYVYKSPPPPPYVYKSPPPPAYVYSSPPPPPYVYKSPPPPPYVYSSPPPPSYIYKSPPPPSYVYKSPPPPAYVYSSPPPPSYIYKSPPPPSYVYKSPPPPAYIYSSPPPPSYVYKSPPPPAYVYKSPPPPAYVYSSPPPPSYVYKSPPPPSYVYKSPPPPAYMYSSPPPPAYVYKSPPPPAYVYSSPPPPSYIYKSPPPPAYVYSYPPPPSYVYKSPPPPAYIYKSPPPPAYVYKSPPPPSYVYKSPPPPTYIYKSPPPPAYVYSSPPPPSYVYKSPPPPPYVYKSPPPPAYVYSSPPPPSYVYKSPPPPAYVYKSPPPPAYAYSSPP, encoded by the coding sequence ATGGCCACTCATGGATCATATAGTACTCTTTGCGCCCTGGCCATTTGTCTAATGGCTGCTGCTGTGGCAGCAGCAGATTATGGTGATAACCATTATCACCATAAGTCTCCGCATCACCATAAGTCTCCGCATCACCATTATAAGTCACCTTCATCATCGTGGTTGCCTCCATATCTTTAtaaatctccaccaccaccatcgTCTTATATCTATTCATCTCCTCCACCAAGTCCTTATGTTTACAAGTCGCCCCCGCCTCCTCCTTATGTCTACTCGTCTCCACCACCTCCGCCTTACATTTATAAGTCTCCTCTTCCACCTCCTTATGTTTACacatctccaccaccaccaccctatgtttacaaatctccaccaccacctcccTATGTTTActcttctcctccaccaccaccttaCATTTACAAGTCTCCTCCACCCCCTCCTTATGTTTACTCAtcccctcctccaccaccttacgtttacaagtcacctcctccaccaccatacgtttacaagtcacctcctccaccagcatatgtgtactcttcccctcctccaccaccttacgtttacaagtcacctcctccaccaccatatgtgtactcttcccctcctccaccatcttacatttacaagtcacctcctccaccttcatATGTTtataagtcacctcctccacctgcatatgtctactcttcccctcctccaccatcttacatttacaagtcacctcctccaccttcatACGTTTATAaatcacctcctccacctgcatacatctactcttctcctcctccaccatcttacGTTTACaaatctcctcctccacctgcatacgtttacaagtcacctcctccacctgcatatgtgtattcttcccctcctccaccatcatacgtttacaagtcacctcctccaccatcttATGTTtataagtcacctcctccacctgcatatatgtactcttcccctcctccacctgcatacgtttacaagtctcctcctccacctgcatatgtgtattcttcccctcctccaccatcatacatttacaagtcacctcctccacctgcatatgtgtactcatatcctcctccaccatcttaTGTTtataagtcacctcctccacctgcatacatttacaagtcacctcctccacctgcatacgtttacaagtcacctcctccaccgtcttacgtttacaagtcacctcctccacctacatacatttacaagtcacctcctccacctgcatatgtgtactcttcccctcctccaccatcttaTGTTTATaagtctcctcctccacctccatacgtttacaagtcacctcctccacctgcatatgtgtactcctcccctcctccaccatcttacgtttacaagtcacctcctccacctgcatacgtttacaagtcacctcctccacctgcatatgcgtactcttcccctcct
- the LOC124939414 gene encoding extensin-2-like, producing the protein MATHGSYSTLCALAICLMAAAVAAADYGDNHYHHKSPHHHYKSPSSSWLPPYLYKSPPPPLSYIYSSPPPPPYVYKSPPPPPYVYSSPPPPPYIYKSPPPPPYVYTSPPPPPYVYKSPPPPPYVYTSPPPPPYIYKSPPPPPYVYSSPPPPPYVYKSPPPPPYVYKSPPPPPYVYSSPPPPSYIYKSPPPPSYVYKSPPPPAYVYSSPPPPSYVYKSPPPPAYVYKSPPPPAYVYSSPPPPSYVYKSPPPPAHVYSSPPPPSYVYKSPPPPSYVYKSPPPPAYVYSSPPPPSYVYNSPPPPSYVYKSPPPPAYVYSSPPPPAYVYKSPPPPSYIYKSPPPPAYIYKSPPPPAYVYSSPPPPSYVYKSPPPPAYVYKSPPPPSYIYKSPPPPAYVYKSPPPPAYVYSSPPPPAYVYKSPPPPSYVYKSPPPPAYVYKSPPPPAYVYSSPPPPAYVYKSPPPTSYIYKSPPPPAYVYSSPPPPSYVYKSPPPPSYVYKSPPPPSVY; encoded by the coding sequence ATGGCTACTCATGGATCATATAGTACTCTTTGCGCCCTGGCCATTTGTCTAATGGCTGCTGCTGTGGCAGCAGCAGATTATGGCGATAACCATTATCACCATAAGTCTCCGCATCACCATTATAAGTCACCTTCATCATCGTGGTTGCCTCCATATCTTTAtaaatctccaccaccaccattgtcttatatttattcatctcctccaccaccaccttaTGTTTACAAGTCGCCCCCGCCTCCTCCTTATGTCTACTCGTCTCCACCACCGCCGCCTTACATTTATaagtctcctcctccacctccttatGTTTACacatctccaccaccaccaccttatgtttacaaatctccaccaccacctcccTATGTTTACacttctcctccaccaccaccttaCATTTACAAGTCTCCTCCACCCCCTCCTTACGTTTACTCAtcccctcctccaccaccttacgtttacaagtcacctcctccaccaccatacgtttacaagtcacctcctccaccaccatatgtgtactcttcccctcctccaccatcttacatttacaagtcacctcctccaccttcatATGTTtataagtcacctcctccacccgCATACGTCTActcttcccctcctccaccatcttacgtttacaagtcacctcctccacctgcatacgtttataagtcacctcctccacctgcttATGTGTATtcttcccctcctccaccatcatacgtttacaagtcacctcctccacctgcacATGTGTACTCTTCCCCACCTCCACCATCTTATGTTtataagtcacctcctccaccttcatACGTTtataagtcacctcctccacctgcatatgtgTACTCCTCCCCACCTCCACCATCTTATGTTTATAACTCACCTCCTCCGCCTTCATACGTTtataagtcacctcctccacctgcatatgtgtactcttcccctcctccacctgcatacgTTTACAAGTCCCCTCCTCCACCATCATACATTTAcaagtctcctcctccacctgcatacatttacaagtctcctcctccacctgcatacgtttactcttcccctcctccaccatcCTACGTTtataagtcacctcctccacctgcatacgtttacaagtcacctcctccaccatcttacatttacaagtctcctcctccacctgcatacgtttacaagtcccctcctccacctgcatatgtgtactcttcccctcctccacctgcatacgTTTACAAatctcctcctccaccatcttacgtttacaagtctcctcctccacctgcatacgtttacaagtcccctcctccacctgcatatgtgTATTCTTCCCCTCCTCCACCCGCATACGTTTACAAGTCTCCTCCTCCAACGTCTTAcatttacaagtcacctcctccacctgcatatgtgtactcatcccctcctccaccatcttacgtttacaagtcacctcctccaccttcatACGTTTATAAGTCGCCTCCTCCTCCAAGTGTTTATTAA